TATGTAGACGCGGCATCTACAAACCCGACACCTCCCTACGCGTCCTGGGCAACCGCGGCAACCAACGTGAATGACGCGTTTGCCGCCGCATCGGCCGGCTCAGCCATCGCAGTACGTCCCGGCGTGTATCCGCAGTCCGCGCCGCTGGTCATCACGCAGCACGTGGCGATGGTCGGCATCGGCACTCGCGAGAATATTGTGCTTCACGGCCAGTCGAGCGTGCCGGTGCTTCGGCTGGTCGCCTCAAATGCCATCGCAAACAATCTATCGCTGGTGGGCGGCTTCTCGTCAGGCGATGGCGGCGGAGCCATCGTCGGGCCGGGCGCCATTCTCCAGAATGCCAACATCCTACAGTGCTTCGCCTTCGCAAAGGGAGGCGGCGTCCTGGCCCAACCCGGATCGATCGTCCGGCGCGTCCATATCGCGAATTGCAATGCAGAGGATGGCGGCGGCATCTACGCCAATTCGCCCCGGGAACTCAGCCACGCGGTGCTTCGGAGCAACGTCGCCACTCGCCGCGGCGGCGGCCTGTACCTGCAGGGACCGGCCACCAGTTGGTGGATCCGCGCCGAATCCTGTACCGCCTACGAATCGGGCGGGGGGGCCTATGCAACGGCCGGTTCCCGCCTGATGTACTCCACCTTGGTGTCCAACCGGGCCGGTCGAGGGGGAGGTGCGTTCCTCACTGGAGGCGCAGAAGTCTTTCGCGCCTCAATCGAGAAATGCAGCGCGACCAATGACGGAGGCGGCGGCGCATATCTCGATGGCGCCTCCGCGCTGGCCGAAAGCCGCCTGATTCACAATTCCGCCCTCATCGACGGCGGTGGCGCTCTGGCGGACGCGAACAGCCTCGTCATCAACTCGGTCTTCCACGATAACCAGGCGGCAGGGGGCGGCGGCGCTCTGGCACTGCGCGGGGGAGCTATCGCCCAATTCGTGACTGCCGCAGCCAATAGTGCATTTGAAGGCGGCGGCCTCCATGCCGATGGATCGGCCACCCGCGTTTACAACTCCCTCTTCTGGAGCAACCAAGCATCTGTCGCCGGAACCGAGGACGCACACCTTCGAGCGGGGGCACTTGCAGAACAGGTCTTGGCCGGCGCACAACTGGACGGCACAAACAATATCACCGGCGATCCGCTCTTCATGGGTTTCGCTGCGCGCGACCTGCGCATCCGACGCGGATCCCCTGCAATTGACCGCGCTGTTTGGATCGCCGGCATCACGAACGATTATCTCCAGAAAACCCGCTCGGCAGATGGCGACGGCGATGGTCTCGTCTTGCCCGATCTCGGTGCCTATGAAAATCACCAGCTCCGTTTCGTCAATCTCCACAGCCCCTCACCCACTGCACCCTTCCTTACCTGGTCCACTGCCGCGCAACAGCCGCAGGACGCCATCAACGCGTCAATTGACGGCGACGTGATCCTCGTAGCCTCGGGTACTTATAACGTCGCGAATCTTCGTGTGACTCGCGGCATCACGCTGCGCAGCACTGCCGGGCCCACACAAACGATTTTCAACGGCAATAATTTGTTCAGGGTCCTCCTGCTGGCCCACCCGTCCGCCGTGGTGGAAGGATTCACGCTGCGGAACGGCCTTGCAGATGCGGGGGCCGGCGCCTACGTGAGCGCAGGGAAACTCTCTCGCTGCATCATTGTCAGCAACGTCTCAAACGGCGCGCTCGGCGGGCAATTCACCTATGTGCCGATCATCCCCTTGTATTATTGCCGTGCCGGATACGATTCCATGATTCACGAGGGCGGCGGCGGGGTGGCCGTCCTGCACGGCGGCACGCTTGAAAACTGCCTCATTTATGGCAATTCCGCCGTCCACGGTGGAGGCGTCGTGAGCGTCAACGGGGGGCATCTGCGCCACGTCACCATCGTCCAAAACTATGCGGCCACCGGCGGCGGATGGTACGGGCGCAGCGGCAGTACAATCCACAACTCGATCATTTACGACAATCCCTTGGGATCCAACTATGTCGAAACCGGCACCGCCGCCGTGTGGCAGGCCGTCACCTCCTGGCCCCTTCCACCGGGCGTAGACCCCTCCGACGCAGACCCGCTTTTTGAAGATCCCGCCAATGGCGATTTCAGACCCGCGCTTGGATCGCCCGCCATCGATAGCGCTACCGCGAGCCCGTCGCTCACGCTCGATCTATTGGGTCGGCCCCGTCCTCTCGATGGCAACAACGACTCCATCGCGCGCGCCGATCGCGGCGCTTACGAAAGAATCCATCCCGACTCCGATACCGACGGGGACGGCATGCCCGACGCCCATGAGTGGACCGCCGGCACCGGCTTGACCGATCCTGCAAGTTTCCTGGCCATTCAAACCATCTCAGAAGCTAATGGCTCGGTGGATGTCCATTGGCCGTCGGCAGCCGGACGCCTCTACACGCTGTGGATTTCCACAAACCTGATGACCGGTTTTGAAATCGCGCGGACCAATCTCGTCGGCTACCCCGCCATTGTGGAAACGTTGACCTCCCCCACCAACCGGGAATTGTTCATCGCCGTTTCTGTCGAGGGGCCATCACCAGACTAAGGCAGCGTAGTTCTCCTGTCCGGCAAAAAGTTGATGGAGGGCGCGGTTCCACCCGCGCCGTTGATGGAGGGCGTCGTTCCACCGGCGCCGTTCATGGAGGGCCCGGTTCCCCCCGGGCCATTATCGCAGATTCCCGTGGATGGCCCGCTTCCACGCGGGCCGGATAACGCCGGCGCGGACCTCAATCTTTTCGAACGCGGGCGAGGTGGAACTCGCCCCTCCACATACGAACGCGTTGGAGGGCGCCGTTCCACCGGCGCCGTTCATGGAGGGCCCGGTTCCCCCCGGGCCTTTTGTGGCTTTTCTGCGCACGAATGTTTGATTCAAAGGAACGCCTCGCCCCACAAATCCCGACCGCCGCGCAAAGGGACGAGATCTACACGCGGCGATACGACTTGGGATCATTCCGGAATC
This is a stretch of genomic DNA from Kiritimatiellia bacterium. It encodes these proteins:
- a CDS encoding right-handed parallel beta-helix repeat-containing protein encodes the protein MRAGIAWFLLAASLCAAADYHVSPDGDDNNDGLSPTSAWRSIEYAINRVNGGDTVWIHDGTYRGRVTFTNTNGSASAPITIAAYPGASPVLKGSIVITNWIQDGTLWYTPHTVNCQQVFYNEMPLIQLGWPNEYTSQRACSCGDWFYLPHGYRCIHIPAGMFPIDVGDPRTNMPPGSFYYHAASQRLYVRLPGDAPPTNYLMEASVSLGVFYDESPVGYLRVRGLTFKHGNTLTYIPMGWPIVLIGLNGIIEDCIIEWGDVTGLTLRHNSQALRCIIRNNGMLGINCNAFTNMLIRECIVVSNNYRSFHPSYSGGIKIIPFAGATVERCEVAWNNGNGIWFDTNVAGHPNYVLNNYVHNNFIWTNRASDSTYQVTAGIYIEFTENAHVLNNIVISNGAVGIHLSASRNTRVENNLIMHTRGNPGGHRAYASLLMHNPQPGYPVVSNRLFNNLIVSNATDYDIIAHAPNNQTVFDNQIDHNLYFRGSGAGSVFPSSPFAAAYLGVGIYNSFAAWKSASGFDTHSKTNAPLLGPDRRPLPTSPAIDAGLLTPLLTTDYDDNPRPVDGNADGLAAVDIGPFERMASGAVVYVDAASTNPTPPYASWATAATNVNDAFAAASAGSAIAVRPGVYPQSAPLVITQHVAMVGIGTRENIVLHGQSSVPVLRLVASNAIANNLSLVGGFSSGDGGGAIVGPGAILQNANILQCFAFAKGGGVLAQPGSIVRRVHIANCNAEDGGGIYANSPRELSHAVLRSNVATRRGGGLYLQGPATSWWIRAESCTAYESGGGAYATAGSRLMYSTLVSNRAGRGGGAFLTGGAEVFRASIEKCSATNDGGGGAYLDGASALAESRLIHNSALIDGGGALADANSLVINSVFHDNQAAGGGGALALRGGAIAQFVTAAANSAFEGGGLHADGSATRVYNSLFWSNQASVAGTEDAHLRAGALAEQVLAGAQLDGTNNITGDPLFMGFAARDLRIRRGSPAIDRAVWIAGITNDYLQKTRSADGDGDGLVLPDLGAYENHQLRFVNLHSPSPTAPFLTWSTAAQQPQDAINASIDGDVILVASGTYNVANLRVTRGITLRSTAGPTQTIFNGNNLFRVLLLAHPSAVVEGFTLRNGLADAGAGAYVSAGKLSRCIIVSNVSNGALGGQFTYVPIIPLYYCRAGYDSMIHEGGGGVAVLHGGTLENCLIYGNSAVHGGGVVSVNGGHLRHVTIVQNYAATGGGWYGRSGSTIHNSIIYDNPLGSNYVETGTAAVWQAVTSWPLPPGVDPSDADPLFEDPANGDFRPALGSPAIDSATASPSLTLDLLGRPRPLDGNNDSIARADRGAYERIHPDSDTDGDGMPDAHEWTAGTGLTDPASFLAIQTISEANGSVDVHWPSAAGRLYTLWISTNLMTGFEIARTNLVGYPAIVETLTSPTNRELFIAVSVEGPSPD